Proteins encoded within one genomic window of Halodesulfurarchaeum formicicum:
- a CDS encoding 30S ribosomal protein S8: MTADDPLANALSGINNAESVGQLTHTVTPASNEIGAVLEVLYDRGYIGGFEYVDDGRAGTFEVELTGSINECGPVNPRYSSGVDELEKWEKQFLPARDYGTLIVTTSSGIMSHYEAREKGIGGQLIAYVY; this comes from the coding sequence ATGACAGCAGACGACCCACTGGCGAACGCGCTCTCGGGCATCAACAATGCCGAGAGTGTTGGCCAGTTGACACATACGGTAACGCCCGCCTCGAACGAGATCGGTGCGGTACTCGAGGTCCTCTATGACCGCGGGTACATCGGCGGCTTCGAGTACGTCGATGACGGCCGCGCCGGAACGTTCGAGGTCGAACTGACGGGGTCCATCAACGAGTGTGGACCCGTGAACCCGCGATACTCGTCCGGCGTGGACGAACTCGAGAAGTGGGAGAAGCAATTTCTCCCGGCTCGGGACTACGGCACGCTGATCGTGACGACCTCAAGCGGGATCATGAGCCACTACGAGGCCCGCGAGAAGGGCATCGGTGGCCAGCTCATCGCGTACGTATACTGA
- a CDS encoding 30S ribosomal protein S14, whose product MSDTEDTQETGQTHTCRRCDREQGLVGKYDIWLCRQCFREIAPQMGFKKYS is encoded by the coding sequence ATGAGCGACACAGAAGATACCCAGGAGACCGGACAGACACACACGTGTCGCCGATGTGACCGCGAACAGGGTCTCGTCGGAAAGTACGACATCTGGCTGTGTCGACAGTGCTTCCGGGAGATCGCCCCGCAGATGGGCTTCAAGAAGTACAGCTAA
- a CDS encoding 50S ribosomal protein L6 has product MSRIEIQLPEDVSAETERFDLTVEGPAGSVQRRLWFPGVTVSVEDETVCIESDAADAKTNATMGTFQSHVENMIHGVTEEFEYRMQIHYSHFPMQVSVEDDAVVIQNFLGEKAPRRAPIRGDTEVTIDGDEITLTGPDKEAVGQTAGEIEQLTRVPDKDTRVFQDGVYIVEKPSRGGA; this is encoded by the coding sequence ATGTCACGAATCGAAATCCAACTACCCGAGGACGTTTCCGCCGAGACCGAGCGCTTTGACCTCACGGTCGAGGGGCCGGCGGGCTCGGTGCAGCGACGACTCTGGTTCCCCGGCGTGACCGTTTCCGTCGAGGACGAGACCGTCTGCATCGAATCCGACGCGGCGGACGCCAAGACCAACGCCACGATGGGGACCTTCCAGAGCCACGTGGAGAACATGATCCACGGGGTCACCGAGGAGTTCGAGTACCGGATGCAGATCCACTACTCTCACTTCCCGATGCAGGTCTCCGTCGAGGACGACGCGGTCGTGATCCAGAACTTCCTCGGCGAGAAGGCCCCACGACGGGCCCCCATTCGCGGCGACACCGAGGTAACAATCGACGGCGACGAGATCACCCTTACCGGCCCCGACAAGGAGGCCGTGGGGCAGACCGCCGGCGAGATCGAACAACTCACCCGGGTTCCCGACAAGGACACGCGGGTGTTCCAGGACGGCGTGTACATCGTCGAGAAGCCGTCCCGTGGAGGTGCCTGA
- a CDS encoding 50S ribosomal protein L32e codes for MSDNGEPGELEDISGIGPSKADALREGGYETITDLQAASQSELAELEGIGNALAARIKADVGGLEIEEETEAEVETEAEEEEEEEAADTEVETELRPRGVADKTPDLDGERSRLLAQRAREGKPAFNQQDHHKKKRVSASWRKPRGNLSKQRLGIKGKGATVEAGYRTPTAVRGLHPSGFEEVRVHRPEDLEDVDPDREAVRIASAVGGRKRERIEDIAAEREIRVLNPTYEEVEVTENE; via the coding sequence ATGAGCGACAACGGCGAGCCAGGAGAGCTCGAAGACATCAGCGGGATCGGCCCCTCGAAGGCAGACGCCCTCCGGGAGGGCGGCTACGAGACGATTACGGACCTGCAGGCGGCAAGCCAGTCCGAACTCGCCGAACTCGAGGGAATCGGGAACGCGCTTGCGGCCCGCATCAAGGCGGACGTCGGCGGCCTCGAAATCGAGGAGGAGACCGAGGCCGAGGTCGAGACCGAAGCCGAAGAAGAAGAAGAAGAAGAAGCTGCGGACACGGAGGTCGAGACCGAGCTGCGCCCCCGTGGCGTGGCCGACAAGACGCCCGACCTCGACGGGGAGCGCTCCCGGCTGCTCGCCCAGCGAGCACGGGAGGGCAAACCGGCGTTCAACCAGCAGGACCACCACAAGAAAAAGCGTGTGAGTGCCTCGTGGCGCAAGCCACGTGGGAACCTCTCGAAGCAGCGACTGGGTATCAAGGGGAAGGGCGCGACCGTCGAGGCCGGTTACCGGACCCCGACGGCCGTCCGCGGCCTGCACCCCAGCGGCTTCGAAGAAGTGCGGGTTCACCGCCCCGAGGACCTCGAAGACGTCGATCCCGACCGGGAGGCGGTTCGGATCGCCAGCGCCGTCGGCGGACGCAAGCGCGAGCGCATTGAGGACATCGCGGCCGAGCGGGAGATCCGCGTGCTCAACCCGACCTACGAGGAAGTGGAGGTGACCGAGAATGAGTGA
- a CDS encoding 50S ribosomal protein L18 → MASGPRYKVPMRRRREVRTDYHQRLRLLKSGKPRLVARVSNQHARAQLVTLGPDGDETIAKAISADLAEFGWEAPTGNLPAAYLTGLLAGTRALEAGLTEAVLDIGLNRATPGAKVFAIQEGAIDAGLSIPHNDSVFADWERTRGEHIAEYATQLDEPLYSGSFDATDLPDHFDTVRSALLEDNE, encoded by the coding sequence ATGGCCAGCGGACCACGCTACAAAGTACCGATGCGGCGACGCCGCGAGGTCCGGACAGATTACCATCAGCGGTTGCGCCTGCTGAAATCCGGGAAGCCCCGACTGGTTGCTCGCGTGAGCAACCAGCACGCCAGGGCGCAGCTGGTGACTCTCGGTCCGGACGGAGACGAAACGATCGCGAAGGCGATCTCGGCCGATCTGGCCGAGTTCGGCTGGGAGGCCCCCACGGGCAATCTCCCGGCGGCCTACCTGACCGGCCTCCTGGCCGGCACGCGGGCCCTCGAAGCGGGACTGACCGAGGCCGTGCTCGACATCGGCCTCAACCGAGCGACCCCGGGCGCGAAGGTGTTCGCCATTCAGGAGGGTGCCATCGACGCCGGGCTCTCGATCCCGCACAACGATTCGGTCTTCGCGGACTGGGAACGGACCCGTGGCGAACACATCGCCGAGTACGCAACGCAACTCGACGAGCCGCTTTACAGCGGTTCGTTCGACGCAACAGACCTGCCGGACCACTTCGATACAGTGCGTTCGGCCCTACTGGAGGATAACGAATGA
- a CDS encoding ribonuclease P protein component 1, with protein sequence MTLSPETLPGHELIGLRVRVATSTDPTRVGIEGRVVDETKHTLLIERDSGEVRVPKAGTTFEFVITDEAAASAKGAGTVAQPAVSAGSAGEATASVTVDGRRLLSRPARRTVSGGRLQWR encoded by the coding sequence ATGACACTCTCGCCCGAGACGTTGCCCGGCCACGAGCTCATCGGACTGCGGGTCCGAGTCGCGACTTCGACTGACCCGACACGGGTCGGTATCGAGGGCCGGGTCGTCGACGAGACGAAACACACGCTCCTGATCGAGCGTGACTCGGGCGAGGTTCGGGTTCCCAAGGCGGGAACGACATTCGAATTCGTGATCACAGATGAAGCCGCGGCGTCCGCGAAGGGCGCCGGGACCGTCGCTCAACCGGCCGTGTCGGCTGGCTCGGCTGGCGAGGCGACGGCCTCCGTTACGGTGGATGGACGTCGATTGCTCTCACGACCCGCCCGCAGAACCGTTTCAGGAGGACGATTACAATGGCGATAG
- a CDS encoding 50S ribosomal protein L19e, translating into MSDLSTQKRLAADVLDVGENRIWLDPDEQSEIAEAITREDIRELVQNGTIRASEPSGNSRGRARKRDEKRAAGHRKGPGTRKGKAGARSDPADEYRDGIRAIRRELRELRDDGPLSRSQYRQLYRMASGGEFDSVRRLRAYIEDNYDIERGDI; encoded by the coding sequence ATGAGTGATCTCTCGACCCAGAAGCGACTCGCCGCCGACGTGCTCGATGTCGGCGAGAACCGTATCTGGCTCGACCCGGACGAACAGAGCGAGATCGCCGAAGCGATCACCCGCGAGGACATCCGCGAACTGGTCCAGAACGGGACGATTCGGGCGAGCGAGCCGTCGGGCAACTCCCGCGGTCGCGCCCGGAAACGAGACGAAAAACGCGCCGCCGGCCATCGGAAGGGCCCGGGCACCCGCAAAGGGAAGGCCGGGGCTCGTTCGGACCCGGCGGACGAGTACCGGGACGGCATCCGGGCGATTCGACGCGAACTCCGCGAGCTGCGGGACGACGGCCCGCTCTCCCGCTCGCAGTACCGCCAGCTCTATCGGATGGCAAGCGGTGGCGAGTTCGACAGCGTCCGCCGGCTCCGGGCCTACATCGAGGACAACTACGACATCGAACGAGGTGACATCTAA
- the rpmD gene encoding 50S ribosomal protein L30 produces the protein MQAVVQIRGDVNMMAAVEDTLDMLNLHGVNHCTLVPETDTYRGMLTKVNDYVAFGEPSQDALETVLATRLEPLEGDADVDEAWLAEHTEYDSFESLAAALLEEETTLRELGLSPTLRLHPPRGGHEGIKNPRSQGGQLGTHSTAEIDELLAAMR, from the coding sequence ATGCAGGCCGTCGTTCAGATCCGTGGTGACGTCAACATGATGGCGGCCGTCGAGGACACCCTCGACATGCTGAACCTTCATGGCGTCAACCACTGCACGCTAGTGCCGGAGACCGACACGTATCGTGGCATGCTCACGAAGGTCAACGACTACGTGGCCTTCGGCGAGCCCAGCCAGGACGCGCTGGAGACGGTTCTGGCAACGCGCCTCGAACCGCTCGAAGGCGACGCCGACGTGGACGAGGCGTGGCTGGCCGAGCACACCGAGTACGACTCCTTCGAGTCCCTCGCAGCCGCGCTGCTTGAGGAGGAGACCACACTGCGAGAGCTTGGTCTCTCGCCGACCCTCCGGCTGCACCCACCACGGGGCGGCCACGAGGGCATCAAGAACCCCCGGAGCCAGGGCGGTCAGCTTGGCACTCACAGCACCGCGGAGATAGACGAACTCCTCGCGGCGATGCGATAA
- a CDS encoding 30S ribosomal protein S17: protein MAIGLNVTEPEGTCADDNCPFHGSLSVRGQVIEGTVASTDMEKTVVVEREYDVYVPKYDRYMKRRSRVAAHAPACFDLQTGDTVRIAETRPLSKTKSHVVVEITDDGGEA, encoded by the coding sequence ATGGCGATAGGACTGAACGTAACGGAGCCGGAAGGCACCTGCGCCGATGACAACTGTCCGTTCCACGGAAGCCTTTCCGTGCGCGGCCAGGTCATCGAGGGCACGGTTGCCTCGACGGACATGGAAAAGACCGTCGTCGTCGAGCGCGAGTACGACGTGTACGTACCGAAATACGATCGGTACATGAAGCGTCGATCGCGCGTCGCGGCTCACGCCCCGGCGTGCTTTGACTTGCAGACAGGCGACACGGTCCGCATCGCAGAGACACGACCGCTCTCGAAGACGAAAAGCCACGTCGTCGTCGAAATTACCGACGACGGGGGTGAGGCCTGA
- the rpmC gene encoding 50S ribosomal protein L29 → MTILYPTEIRDMTPAERESELEELQTELLNAKAVKAAGGAPENPARIKELRRTVARIKTIQAEESDPAAEEQ, encoded by the coding sequence ATGACGATCCTCTACCCCACCGAGATCCGGGACATGACTCCGGCCGAACGGGAGTCCGAACTCGAGGAGCTACAGACGGAACTTCTCAACGCCAAGGCGGTCAAGGCCGCCGGTGGCGCGCCGGAGAACCCGGCACGAATCAAGGAGCTGCGGCGCACCGTCGCCCGGATCAAGACGATCCAGGCCGAGGAGAGCGACCCAGCCGCGGAGGAACAGTAA
- a CDS encoding amidohydrolase — MTVLDNVPSRRRLSSLRRAFHRYPEPGWREFYTTVRIVDELESIGVDEIAVGPAALDTAKRLGVPDTEELDEWFQEAKDRYDGQSDVFDAIEGGHTGAVAVLDRGDGPTVGLRVDIDALPVTESEDPAHVPAAEGFRSENEGYMHACGHDAHITFGLGTIETLQRSDFEGTLKVFFQPAEELLGGGKAMANGPHIEDVDYMIGTHVGLGQPTGGVVAGARGALALNRMQFEFSGTQAHAGLAPNQGDNALQAFLTAAENLYGIPRHREGVTRVNVGQVRSENGTNVIADRVQAQVEVRGETTELMGYMRDSVERILESAAEMHECSVEYTTIGESIRHDSDPELVELVTGVADDVDGVSEVVPWMEMGSSEDVTYLLKAVSDTGGYSTLIGIGTSHPGDYHTPTFDVIEDSLPIGVGILSTVARRLFEDPLSVD, encoded by the coding sequence ATGACAGTACTCGACAACGTGCCGTCCCGGCGTCGGCTCAGCAGCCTTCGACGGGCCTTCCATCGCTATCCCGAGCCCGGGTGGCGGGAGTTCTACACGACGGTCCGGATCGTCGACGAACTCGAATCCATCGGCGTGGACGAAATCGCTGTCGGGCCGGCGGCCCTCGACACCGCGAAACGGCTCGGCGTGCCGGACACCGAGGAACTCGACGAGTGGTTCCAGGAGGCCAAAGATCGCTACGACGGCCAGTCGGACGTGTTCGACGCGATCGAAGGGGGTCATACGGGGGCCGTGGCCGTACTGGACCGTGGGGACGGGCCCACCGTCGGCCTTCGGGTGGATATCGACGCGCTCCCGGTCACGGAGTCCGAGGATCCGGCCCACGTTCCCGCAGCGGAAGGGTTCCGCTCGGAGAACGAGGGCTACATGCACGCCTGCGGACACGATGCACACATCACGTTCGGCCTCGGAACCATCGAGACCCTCCAGCGGAGTGACTTCGAGGGAACGCTCAAAGTGTTCTTCCAGCCGGCAGAGGAGCTGCTCGGTGGGGGTAAAGCGATGGCCAACGGCCCGCACATCGAGGACGTCGATTACATGATCGGGACCCACGTCGGCCTGGGACAGCCGACCGGCGGGGTCGTCGCTGGGGCCAGGGGAGCCCTCGCGCTCAACCGGATGCAATTCGAGTTCAGCGGCACGCAGGCCCACGCCGGTCTGGCACCGAACCAGGGAGACAACGCCCTCCAGGCGTTCCTCACGGCGGCCGAGAACCTCTACGGGATTCCCCGACATCGAGAGGGTGTAACCCGGGTGAACGTCGGCCAGGTCCGCTCGGAGAACGGCACAAACGTCATCGCCGATCGCGTACAGGCGCAGGTAGAGGTCCGGGGCGAGACGACCGAACTGATGGGGTACATGCGGGATTCCGTCGAGCGGATCCTGGAATCCGCCGCCGAGATGCACGAGTGTAGCGTCGAGTACACGACCATCGGCGAGTCCATCCGGCACGATTCGGACCCGGAGCTGGTCGAGCTGGTGACCGGGGTAGCAGACGACGTGGACGGCGTCTCAGAAGTAGTGCCCTGGATGGAAATGGGGTCGAGCGAAGACGTCACCTACCTGCTGAAGGCAGTCAGCGACACCGGCGGGTACAGCACGCTAATCGGGATCGGAACGAGCCACCCCGGGGACTATCACACACCGACCTTCGACGTCATCGAGGACAGTCTCCCGATCGGGGTTGGCATCCTCTCGACGGTCGCCCGTCGGCTCTTCGAGGATCCGCTTTCCGTGGACTGA
- the secY gene encoding preprotein translocase subunit SecY — translation MGWKEAAEPYLTRMPSVERPTGHVPFKRKLAWTGAVLVLYFFLTNVYLFGVAGGGEDLFGQFRSLLAGGQGTILQVGIGPIVTASIVLQLLGGANLLGLDTSDPRDQALYQGLQKLLVIVMTLLTAIPIVYMGNFLPPSDQIAASLGIGTFGVQSLIFAQVLVGGILILYMDEVISKWGVGSGIGLFIVAGVSQSLVGGLFFWEGEVGNEGVIPTWIDIALGNAGAMPSILSADGIMFLLIDGQILAIITTILIFSVVVYAESVRVEIPLSHARVKGARGRFPVKLIYASVLPMILVRALQANIQFLGRLLRSQLGEAGMPTWLGVYQETQGQLVPVDGLFYYLAPIYQRSDWMWWLGGTAQDPAQIMLRVAIDLFIMIVGGAIFAIFWVETADMGPEATAKQIQNSGMQIPGFRQNVGVIEKVMERYIPQVTVIGGALVGLLAVLANMLGTIGQVSGTGLLLTISIIYKLYEEIAEEQLMEMHPMMREMFQE, via the coding sequence ATGGGATGGAAGGAGGCCGCTGAACCCTATCTGACCCGGATGCCCTCGGTCGAGCGACCGACGGGCCACGTTCCGTTCAAGCGCAAGCTGGCCTGGACGGGCGCCGTGCTGGTGCTTTACTTCTTCCTGACGAACGTGTATCTCTTCGGCGTGGCGGGCGGCGGCGAGGACCTGTTCGGACAGTTCCGCAGCCTGCTCGCCGGCGGTCAGGGGACGATCCTGCAGGTCGGGATCGGCCCGATCGTCACCGCCTCCATCGTCTTGCAGCTTCTGGGCGGGGCGAACCTGCTGGGGCTGGATACCTCAGACCCCCGCGACCAGGCGCTCTATCAGGGCCTCCAGAAGCTCCTCGTGATCGTGATGACCCTGCTAACGGCGATCCCGATCGTCTACATGGGCAATTTCCTGCCGCCCAGTGATCAGATCGCCGCCAGCCTGGGAATCGGGACGTTCGGCGTGCAGTCGCTGATATTTGCCCAGGTGCTCGTCGGCGGGATCCTCATCCTCTACATGGACGAGGTCATCTCCAAGTGGGGTGTCGGATCGGGGATCGGCCTGTTCATCGTCGCCGGTGTCTCCCAGAGTCTGGTCGGCGGCCTGTTCTTCTGGGAGGGCGAGGTCGGCAACGAGGGCGTGATCCCCACCTGGATCGACATCGCACTGGGGAACGCCGGGGCGATGCCCTCGATCCTCTCTGCGGACGGGATCATGTTCCTGCTCATCGACGGGCAGATTCTCGCCATCATCACGACCATCCTCATCTTCTCGGTCGTCGTCTACGCCGAGTCGGTGCGGGTCGAGATTCCGCTCAGTCACGCCCGCGTGAAGGGTGCCCGGGGCCGCTTCCCGGTGAAGCTCATCTACGCGAGCGTGCTGCCGATGATTCTCGTTCGGGCGTTGCAGGCAAACATTCAGTTCCTCGGGCGGCTGTTGCGGAGCCAACTCGGCGAAGCCGGCATGCCGACCTGGTTGGGCGTCTACCAGGAGACTCAGGGCCAACTCGTCCCAGTTGATGGGTTGTTCTATTACCTGGCGCCCATCTACCAGCGTTCGGACTGGATGTGGTGGCTCGGCGGGACGGCCCAGGACCCGGCCCAGATCATGCTCCGGGTCGCGATCGACCTCTTCATCATGATCGTCGGCGGGGCGATCTTCGCCATCTTCTGGGTGGAGACCGCCGACATGGGGCCCGAGGCGACGGCAAAGCAGATCCAGAACTCCGGGATGCAGATCCCCGGGTTCCGGCAGAACGTCGGCGTTATCGAGAAGGTCATGGAGCGGTACATCCCCCAGGTCACCGTCATTGGCGGGGCCCTCGTGGGGCTGCTCGCCGTCCTGGCGAACATGCTCGGCACCATCGGGCAGGTCTCCGGAACGGGCCTGCTCCTGACGATCTCCATCATCTACAAGCTCTACGAGGAGATCGCCGAGGAGCAGCTCATGGAGATGCATCCCATGATGCGCGAGATGTTCCAGGAGTAG
- a CDS encoding 30S ribosomal protein S5: MSHTDAWEPTTRLGRRTKDGEIEDMSAALNSGLPLKEPEIVDTLLPGLDDEVLDINMVQRMTDSGRRVKFRVAVVVGNRDGYVGYAEGRDDQVGGAIQKAIDIAKLNIIDVSRGCGSWECGCGLPHTVALRTTGKAGSVEVELIPAPRGLGLAAGETVRQVLSIAGIEDIWTRSSGKTRSTVNFGKATFNALKRTTEARVPDRTLDVREVIE, encoded by the coding sequence ATGAGTCACACCGACGCCTGGGAGCCCACGACCCGACTGGGTCGTCGCACCAAGGACGGCGAGATCGAAGACATGTCCGCCGCCCTCAACTCCGGCCTTCCACTGAAGGAGCCGGAAATCGTCGACACGCTCCTGCCGGGGCTCGACGACGAGGTACTCGACATCAACATGGTCCAGCGGATGACCGACTCCGGCCGCCGCGTGAAGTTCCGCGTGGCGGTCGTCGTCGGCAACCGCGACGGCTATGTTGGCTACGCCGAGGGCCGCGACGACCAGGTCGGCGGGGCGATCCAGAAAGCCATCGACATCGCGAAGCTGAACATCATCGACGTCTCTCGGGGCTGTGGGTCCTGGGAGTGTGGCTGTGGGCTGCCCCACACCGTCGCGCTCCGCACGACCGGCAAGGCCGGGAGCGTCGAGGTCGAACTGATCCCCGCGCCACGAGGCCTCGGTCTCGCGGCCGGTGAAACGGTCCGCCAGGTGCTCTCGATCGCCGGGATCGAGGACATCTGGACCCGCTCGTCGGGGAAGACCCGGAGTACGGTCAACTTCGGCAAGGCGACCTTCAACGCCCTCAAGCGGACGACCGAGGCCCGGGTCCCCGACCGCACGCTCGACGTGCGTGAGGTGATCGAGTGA
- a CDS encoding uL15m family ribosomal protein — translation MTSKKRRQRGTRTHSSGSQKNRRGAGHRGGRGRAGRDKHEYHHYEPLGKSGFKRPEKVQTTVSEVKLREIDEDLPLLVESGVVTETDDGYQVDARELGDAEADVVKVLGGGQLHHTLSVTADAFTDGARDALEATGGDAIVPEDATDEPDESED, via the coding sequence ATGACGAGCAAGAAACGACGCCAGCGCGGCACGCGAACCCACAGCAGCGGGTCCCAGAAGAACCGGCGTGGAGCCGGTCATCGCGGGGGCCGTGGCCGCGCCGGCCGCGACAAACACGAGTATCACCACTACGAACCGCTCGGCAAGAGCGGCTTCAAGCGTCCGGAGAAGGTACAGACGACCGTCTCGGAGGTCAAACTCCGCGAGATCGACGAGGATCTTCCGCTTCTCGTCGAGTCGGGTGTCGTCACCGAGACCGACGACGGCTATCAGGTCGACGCCCGCGAACTGGGCGATGCGGAGGCCGACGTCGTGAAGGTCCTGGGTGGGGGGCAACTCCACCACACCCTTTCGGTCACGGCCGACGCCTTCACCGACGGTGCCCGGGACGCACTCGAAGCGACCGGCGGGGACGCCATCGTTCCCGAGGACGCCACGGACGAACCGGACGAAAGCGAGGACTAA
- a CDS encoding 50S ribosomal protein L5, translated as MSSTETDFHVMREPSIEKVVVHMGVGHGGEDLQLAETILEEITGQEPVRTTAKRTEPEFGIRAGDPIGAKVTIRGDLAEDFLDRALAIADVTRGNFDQTGNVSFGIEEHTDFPSQEYDPTIGIFGLDVTVNMVRPGYRVSKRDQATRQIPSNHRLTAEDAIAYLEANYDLEVTT; from the coding sequence ATGTCCAGCACCGAGACTGACTTCCACGTGATGCGCGAACCGAGCATCGAGAAGGTCGTCGTCCACATGGGCGTCGGCCACGGTGGGGAGGATCTGCAGCTGGCCGAGACGATCCTCGAAGAGATCACGGGCCAGGAGCCGGTCCGGACGACCGCCAAGCGGACCGAACCGGAGTTCGGCATTCGCGCGGGCGACCCGATCGGCGCGAAGGTCACCATCCGTGGTGACCTCGCCGAGGACTTCCTCGACCGGGCACTCGCGATCGCCGACGTGACCCGTGGGAACTTCGATCAGACCGGAAACGTGAGCTTCGGCATCGAAGAGCACACCGACTTCCCCAGCCAGGAGTACGACCCGACCATCGGGATCTTCGGCCTCGACGTGACCGTCAACATGGTCCGGCCGGGCTATCGCGTCTCCAAGCGCGACCAGGCCACTCGCCAGATCCCGTCGAACCACCGGCTGACGGCCGAGGACGCCATCGCGTACCTCGAAGCCAACTACGACCTGGAGGTAACGACATGA
- a CDS encoding 30S ribosomal protein S4e, with amino-acid sequence MSNHQKRLSVPKSWPVERKTATFTAKAAGGPHGEDGVPLVIVLRDVLGYVDTATEATYAVNSGGVRINGDSVDDRNRPVGMFDILAFPERDEYYRVFPDEGGRLGLTPIDEADAGSKLGKIIGKTTVSGGRTQLNLHDGANLIVEDEDYSGNDSIVLDNETNEIVAHFVYEEGALVTAVAGQHAGEIGTVEDISVTPGSASNTVTVDTGEGVFETVEEYVVVIDENFVGEDAELPTEGDA; translated from the coding sequence ATGAGCAACCATCAGAAACGACTCTCGGTCCCGAAGTCCTGGCCGGTCGAACGCAAGACCGCCACCTTCACGGCGAAAGCCGCCGGCGGACCGCACGGCGAGGACGGCGTCCCCCTCGTGATCGTCCTTCGGGACGTACTCGGGTACGTCGACACCGCCACGGAGGCCACCTACGCGGTGAACTCCGGTGGCGTCCGCATCAACGGTGACAGCGTCGACGATCGCAACCGACCAGTCGGGATGTTCGACATCCTGGCGTTCCCCGAACGCGACGAGTACTACCGGGTGTTCCCGGACGAGGGCGGCCGGCTCGGCCTGACGCCGATCGACGAGGCCGACGCGGGCTCCAAACTCGGGAAGATCATCGGCAAGACGACCGTCTCGGGCGGTCGGACCCAGCTGAACCTCCACGACGGTGCGAACCTGATCGTCGAGGACGAGGACTACAGCGGGAACGACTCGATCGTCCTGGACAACGAGACAAACGAGATCGTCGCCCACTTCGTGTACGAGGAGGGCGCACTCGTGACCGCCGTCGCCGGCCAGCACGCCGGCGAGATCGGTACTGTCGAAGACATTAGCGTAACCCCCGGCAGCGCCTCGAACACCGTCACCGTCGACACCGGCGAGGGCGTCTTCGAGACCGTCGAGGAGTACGTCGTCGTCATCGACGAGAACTTCGTCGGCGAGGACGCCGAGTTGCCCACGGAGGGTGATGCCTGA
- the rplX gene encoding 50S ribosomal protein L24, with translation MSEQPTKQRMGTERAPLHERHKQVRATLSDDLREEYGQRSVIVNAGDTVEVLRGDFAGEEGEVLAVDLKAAVVHVEGVTQETAEDEEVPRPLDASNLRVTELDLEDPVREARLEGETE, from the coding sequence ATGAGTGAACAACCAACCAAACAGCGTATGGGAACCGAACGTGCGCCGCTCCACGAGCGACACAAGCAGGTTCGGGCCACGCTCAGCGACGACCTCCGCGAGGAGTACGGACAGCGGAGTGTCATCGTCAACGCTGGTGACACCGTCGAGGTCCTTCGCGGCGATTTCGCCGGGGAGGAAGGCGAGGTTCTGGCCGTCGATCTGAAGGCCGCCGTCGTCCACGTCGAGGGTGTCACCCAGGAGACCGCGGAGGACGAGGAAGTGCCTCGTCCCCTCGACGCCTCGAACCTGCGGGTCACGGAGCTGGACCTGGAGGATCCCGTGCGCGAAGCGCGACTCGAAGGTGAGACAGAATGA
- a CDS encoding 50S ribosomal protein L14 has protein sequence MEAIKADVTPGLEKGSLITCADNTGARELKVISVSGYQGTINRHPKAGLGDKVTVSVTKGTPEMRRQVLEAVVVRQRKPIRRPDGTRVKFEDNAAVIIDDMGEPRGTEIKGPIAREVAERYGSIASTATMIV, from the coding sequence ATGGAAGCCATCAAGGCCGATGTCACCCCGGGCCTGGAGAAGGGTTCGCTGATCACGTGTGCGGACAACACGGGCGCACGCGAACTCAAGGTAATTAGCGTCTCCGGGTACCAGGGAACGATCAACCGGCATCCGAAGGCCGGCCTGGGTGACAAAGTGACCGTCTCGGTCACCAAAGGCACGCCCGAAATGCGTCGCCAGGTGCTCGAGGCCGTCGTCGTTCGACAGCGCAAGCCCATCCGCCGACCGGATGGCACGCGTGTCAAATTCGAAGACAACGCTGCCGTCATCATCGACGACATGGGCGAGCCGCGGGGCACGGAGATCAAAGGCCCCATCGCCCGGGAAGTCGCAGAGCGGTACGGAAGCATCGCGTCGACAGCGACAATGATCGTATAG